In Doryrhamphus excisus isolate RoL2022-K1 chromosome 21, RoL_Dexc_1.0, whole genome shotgun sequence, a single genomic region encodes these proteins:
- the rnf32 gene encoding RING finger protein 32 isoform X3, which yields MVITSVALQDHIRRNLLEPDFLLSDPLLKFRNKVPSKQRGNQKDVQRTDLLEEREYVLDPPPPPPTLAQRMGLVAPPPGRLSEDQWRQVKTRSLQQRESEQPCSICREAFCLQPQVLLSCSHVFHKACLQAFERFSGRKCCPMCRRERYETRVIHDAARLFRNQCAARIQACWRGYVARRRYRNIERSVWPKDKRLRQKFYEAKLQELNESLVRHCQTNTEAFLSDIDRLLSSSRRVFQQLERKCVSEPQEDDWERIRSQVAQRGTGDCAICLTPLCGLGLAAEAAGFSLHRGRRSVLLSCSHLFHQRCLDAFEAFAVAGRTACPLCRSTYHKRLI from the exons ATGGTGATCACCTCAGTGGCCCTTCAGGATCATATCAGGAGGAACCTGCTAGAACCCGACTTTTTACTTTCAGACCCGCTGCTGAAGTTCAGAAACAAAGTACCTTCAAAGCAGAGAGGGAACCAAAAGGATGTCCAGAGAACAGACCTTCTAGAAGAGCGAGAATATGTGCTTGatcctcctccaccacctccaaCATTAG CTCAGAGGATGGGTTtggtggccccgcctccaggcaGGCTGAGCGAGGACCAGTGGAGACAGGTGAAGACCAGGTCGCTCCAGCAGCGGGAGTCTGAGCAGCCTTGTTCAATATGCAGGGAGGCGTTCTGTCTTCAGCCTCAG GTGCTGCTGTCCTGCTCCCACGTCTTCCACAAAGCATGTCTGCAGGCCTTCGAGAGGTTTTCAGGAAGAAAATGCTGCCCGATGTGCAGGAGGGAGCGGTACGAGACACGTGTGATCCACGATGCCGCGCGTCTCTTTCGAAACCAGTGTGCTGCAag AATACAAGCGTGCTGGCGAGGCTACGTTGCAAGGAGGCGGTACCGGAATATTGAGAGAAGCGTCTGGCCAAAGGACAAGCGCCTGCGACAGAAATTCTATGAAGCAAAG CTGCAGGAGCTGAACGAGAGCTTGGTGAGACACTGCCAGACCAACACGGAGGCTTTTCTCAGCGATATCGATCGCTTGCTGTCATCGAGCCGGCGAGTGTTCCAGCAGCTGGAGAGAAAGTGCGTCTCTGAACCTCAGGAGGATGACTGGGAGCGTATACGCAGTCAG GTGGCCCAGCGGGGTACGGGTGATTGTGCCATCTGCCTAACGCCGCTGTGCGGGCTTGGCCTCGCCGCAGAGGCTGCAGGTTTCAGCCTCCATCGAGGGAGGCGCTCGGTGCTGCTGTCTTGCTCGCACCTTTTCCACCAGCGCTGTTTGGACGCCTTTGAGGCCTTCGCTGTGGCTGGGAGAACCGCATGCCCCCTCTGCAGATCCACCTACCATAAAAGGCTCATCTAA
- the rnf32 gene encoding RING finger protein 32 isoform X2 codes for MTRSTDGKASSKMVITSVALQDHIRRNLLEPDFLLSDPLLKFRNKVPSKQRGNQKDVQRTDLLEEREYVLDPPPPPPTLAQRMGLVAPPPGRLSEDQWRQVKTRSLQQRESEQPCSICREAFCLQPQVLLSCSHVFHKACLQAFERFSGRKCCPMCRRERYETRVIHDAARLFRNQCAARIQACWRGYVARRRYRNIERSVWPKDKRLRQKFYEAKLQELNESLVRHCQTNTEAFLSDIDRLLSSSRRVFQQLERKCVSEPQEDDWERIRSQVAQRGTGDCAICLTPLCGLGLAAEAAGFSLHRGRRSVLLSCSHLFHQRCLDAFEAFAVAGRTACPLCRSTYHKRLI; via the exons GATGGTAAAGCAAGCAGCAAGATGGTGATCACCTCAGTGGCCCTTCAGGATCATATCAGGAGGAACCTGCTAGAACCCGACTTTTTACTTTCAGACCCGCTGCTGAAGTTCAGAAACAAAGTACCTTCAAAGCAGAGAGGGAACCAAAAGGATGTCCAGAGAACAGACCTTCTAGAAGAGCGAGAATATGTGCTTGatcctcctccaccacctccaaCATTAG CTCAGAGGATGGGTTtggtggccccgcctccaggcaGGCTGAGCGAGGACCAGTGGAGACAGGTGAAGACCAGGTCGCTCCAGCAGCGGGAGTCTGAGCAGCCTTGTTCAATATGCAGGGAGGCGTTCTGTCTTCAGCCTCAG GTGCTGCTGTCCTGCTCCCACGTCTTCCACAAAGCATGTCTGCAGGCCTTCGAGAGGTTTTCAGGAAGAAAATGCTGCCCGATGTGCAGGAGGGAGCGGTACGAGACACGTGTGATCCACGATGCCGCGCGTCTCTTTCGAAACCAGTGTGCTGCAag AATACAAGCGTGCTGGCGAGGCTACGTTGCAAGGAGGCGGTACCGGAATATTGAGAGAAGCGTCTGGCCAAAGGACAAGCGCCTGCGACAGAAATTCTATGAAGCAAAG CTGCAGGAGCTGAACGAGAGCTTGGTGAGACACTGCCAGACCAACACGGAGGCTTTTCTCAGCGATATCGATCGCTTGCTGTCATCGAGCCGGCGAGTGTTCCAGCAGCTGGAGAGAAAGTGCGTCTCTGAACCTCAGGAGGATGACTGGGAGCGTATACGCAGTCAG GTGGCCCAGCGGGGTACGGGTGATTGTGCCATCTGCCTAACGCCGCTGTGCGGGCTTGGCCTCGCCGCAGAGGCTGCAGGTTTCAGCCTCCATCGAGGGAGGCGCTCGGTGCTGCTGTCTTGCTCGCACCTTTTCCACCAGCGCTGTTTGGACGCCTTTGAGGCCTTCGCTGTGGCTGGGAGAACCGCATGCCCCCTCTGCAGATCCACCTACCATAAAAGGCTCATCTAA
- the rnf32 gene encoding RING finger protein 32 isoform X1 translates to MATRKDGKASSKMVITSVALQDHIRRNLLEPDFLLSDPLLKFRNKVPSKQRGNQKDVQRTDLLEEREYVLDPPPPPPTLAQRMGLVAPPPGRLSEDQWRQVKTRSLQQRESEQPCSICREAFCLQPQVLLSCSHVFHKACLQAFERFSGRKCCPMCRRERYETRVIHDAARLFRNQCAARIQACWRGYVARRRYRNIERSVWPKDKRLRQKFYEAKLQELNESLVRHCQTNTEAFLSDIDRLLSSSRRVFQQLERKCVSEPQEDDWERIRSQVAQRGTGDCAICLTPLCGLGLAAEAAGFSLHRGRRSVLLSCSHLFHQRCLDAFEAFAVAGRTACPLCRSTYHKRLI, encoded by the exons ATGGCAACACGGAAG GATGGTAAAGCAAGCAGCAAGATGGTGATCACCTCAGTGGCCCTTCAGGATCATATCAGGAGGAACCTGCTAGAACCCGACTTTTTACTTTCAGACCCGCTGCTGAAGTTCAGAAACAAAGTACCTTCAAAGCAGAGAGGGAACCAAAAGGATGTCCAGAGAACAGACCTTCTAGAAGAGCGAGAATATGTGCTTGatcctcctccaccacctccaaCATTAG CTCAGAGGATGGGTTtggtggccccgcctccaggcaGGCTGAGCGAGGACCAGTGGAGACAGGTGAAGACCAGGTCGCTCCAGCAGCGGGAGTCTGAGCAGCCTTGTTCAATATGCAGGGAGGCGTTCTGTCTTCAGCCTCAG GTGCTGCTGTCCTGCTCCCACGTCTTCCACAAAGCATGTCTGCAGGCCTTCGAGAGGTTTTCAGGAAGAAAATGCTGCCCGATGTGCAGGAGGGAGCGGTACGAGACACGTGTGATCCACGATGCCGCGCGTCTCTTTCGAAACCAGTGTGCTGCAag AATACAAGCGTGCTGGCGAGGCTACGTTGCAAGGAGGCGGTACCGGAATATTGAGAGAAGCGTCTGGCCAAAGGACAAGCGCCTGCGACAGAAATTCTATGAAGCAAAG CTGCAGGAGCTGAACGAGAGCTTGGTGAGACACTGCCAGACCAACACGGAGGCTTTTCTCAGCGATATCGATCGCTTGCTGTCATCGAGCCGGCGAGTGTTCCAGCAGCTGGAGAGAAAGTGCGTCTCTGAACCTCAGGAGGATGACTGGGAGCGTATACGCAGTCAG GTGGCCCAGCGGGGTACGGGTGATTGTGCCATCTGCCTAACGCCGCTGTGCGGGCTTGGCCTCGCCGCAGAGGCTGCAGGTTTCAGCCTCCATCGAGGGAGGCGCTCGGTGCTGCTGTCTTGCTCGCACCTTTTCCACCAGCGCTGTTTGGACGCCTTTGAGGCCTTCGCTGTGGCTGGGAGAACCGCATGCCCCCTCTGCAGATCCACCTACCATAAAAGGCTCATCTAA